GTTCTTGTGCACGGTGACGATCAGCGGCTCCTTGGCGGCGGCGAGGTTGGGGGCGTTCTCCACCTCGGGCAGGTTGACGTCGAGCCCCTTCTCCATCATCGGCGCGGTCACCATGAAGATGATGAGCAGAACCAGCATCACGTCGACGAAGGGGGTGACGTTGATCTGGGAGAGGGTGCTGCGCCCCCGGGTTTCCCGCTGACCGACCTCCACTACCCCCTCCGCCCCATGCGCTCGACGATGTTGAGAAACTCCTGGCAGAAG
This genomic window from Desulfuromonadales bacterium contains:
- the tolR gene encoding protein TolR; the protein is MEVGQRETRGRSTLSQINVTPFVDVMLVLLIIFMVTAPMMEKGLDVNLPEVENAPNLAAAKEPLIVTVHKNGSIAIGRSRIDSPAKLTPVLRQILEGRQEKEVFLEADRAVAYGEVVKVMAAIREAGVQKLGMVAEQPEK